The Armatimonadota bacterium genome has a window encoding:
- the ltaE gene encoding low-specificity L-threonine aldolase, producing the protein MHTVSDFRSDTVTRPSAEMRRAIADAEVGDDVFGDDPTINRLQEVAAARMGKEAALFVASGTMGNSIAMKVHTKPGDEVLMDGDAHSMLYEVGLPAVIANVMTRQFHSERGVPDISQIADAIQHESLHGPGTALIILENTHNRAGGAVIPLEVMDAVRAVADEHRVAVHVDGARIFNASVASGIPVREYAARADSITFCLSKGLGCPIGSVLCGTNDFVNRARRVRKMLGGGMRQAGILAAAGLYALEHNIDRLVEDHANAIRLAVAIVDAPGVLPDPYAPPTNMVYFNTTGPADAFVDALTVRGVLANATAKNRIRMVTHLDVDEEDVDRAAEAIWAVGREQ; encoded by the coding sequence CGACCCGACCATCAACCGGCTTCAGGAGGTTGCCGCCGCGCGAATGGGCAAGGAAGCGGCGCTGTTCGTCGCCTCGGGGACGATGGGCAACTCCATCGCCATGAAGGTCCACACCAAGCCGGGCGACGAGGTGCTGATGGATGGTGACGCTCACTCAATGCTCTACGAAGTGGGCCTGCCGGCGGTCATCGCCAACGTCATGACGCGGCAGTTCCACAGCGAACGCGGCGTACCCGACATATCGCAAATTGCCGATGCGATACAACATGAATCGCTGCACGGGCCCGGGACGGCCCTCATCATCCTCGAGAACACCCACAACCGGGCCGGCGGAGCCGTCATCCCGCTCGAAGTGATGGACGCGGTCCGGGCCGTTGCGGACGAGCACCGCGTGGCCGTCCACGTAGATGGCGCGCGGATCTTCAACGCTTCCGTGGCATCCGGCATCCCGGTTCGTGAGTACGCCGCCCGCGCCGACTCCATCACGTTCTGCCTCTCCAAGGGCCTCGGATGTCCAATCGGTTCCGTCCTGTGCGGCACAAACGATTTCGTGAACCGTGCGCGGCGCGTACGCAAAATGCTGGGCGGCGGGATGCGACAGGCGGGCATACTCGCGGCGGCCGGCCTCTATGCGCTGGAGCACAACATCGACCGCCTGGTCGAAGACCATGCGAACGCGATACGGCTCGCCGTAGCCATCGTGGACGCTCCAGGCGTGCTCCCCGACCCGTACGCGCCGCCGACCAACATGGTCTACTTCAACACCACGGGCCCCGCGGACGCCTTTGTCGATGCACTGACCGTGCGCGGAGTACTTGCCAATGCGACGGCGAAGAACCGAATCCGGATGGTAACACACCTGGACGTGGATGAAGAAGACGTCGATCGCGCGGCGGAAGCCATATGGGCCGTCGGCCGCGAACAGTGA
- a CDS encoding chromate resistance protein ChrB domain-containing protein, whose product MKWITRENANVDRIACPWLIRRFIDPAAEFLFVPKDEVLPAAEREGAIPYDVPGVELGHVDGRCSFESIVQKYGLTGDPGLVGLARIVHAADVSADVASSPEGAGLKAIASGFALVHGLDDHRKIALESPMYDALYAWCCRQAEGV is encoded by the coding sequence ATGAAATGGATAACCCGTGAGAACGCGAATGTGGATCGTATCGCATGTCCGTGGCTGATTCGACGGTTTATCGACCCTGCCGCCGAGTTCCTCTTTGTCCCCAAGGACGAGGTCCTGCCGGCGGCGGAGCGCGAGGGCGCTATCCCGTACGACGTTCCGGGCGTGGAACTGGGACACGTGGACGGCCGGTGCTCGTTCGAGAGCATCGTTCAGAAGTATGGCCTCACCGGCGATCCGGGGTTGGTCGGTCTCGCCCGAATCGTGCACGCGGCCGACGTTTCCGCGGATGTGGCGTCGTCGCCGGAGGGCGCCGGGCTCAAGGCCATCGCATCCGGTTTCGCCCTCGTCCATGGGCTGGACGACCATCGCAAGATCGCACTGGAGTCGCCGATGTACGATGCGCTGTATGCATGGTGCTGCCGGCAAGCGGAAGGCGTGTAG
- a CDS encoding cupin domain-containing protein: MNTARIITSQALDAIIRSAAGTNAERELMDGPPTRVAILHECGKAGATAETHEQADDIFYVLDGSAVVTLGGTLNDAVQTAEGEWRGSGISGGMEQQVSKGDVMLIPRGTPHMRHTIGRTAALLLVKVS; the protein is encoded by the coding sequence ATGAACACGGCACGCATCATCACATCACAGGCGCTGGATGCCATCATCCGCTCGGCAGCGGGCACGAACGCCGAGCGCGAGTTGATGGATGGACCGCCGACCCGCGTGGCCATCTTGCACGAATGCGGCAAGGCCGGCGCCACGGCGGAGACGCATGAACAGGCCGACGATATCTTTTATGTGCTGGATGGATCGGCGGTGGTGACGCTTGGCGGAACGCTCAATGATGCGGTTCAGACAGCGGAGGGCGAATGGAGGGGATCCGGCATATCCGGCGGTATGGAACAGCAGGTATCGAAGGGAGATGTCATGCTGATCCCGCGCGGCACGCCGCACATGCGCCACACGATCGGGCGCACCGCTGCACTGCTGCTGGTGAAGGTCTCCTAG